A genomic segment from Streptomyces sp. NBC_00237 encodes:
- a CDS encoding dTDP-4-dehydrorhamnose 3,5-epimerase family protein, with product MHIAELDIPGVFVVTPELRKDERGSFFEGMRADEFESATGRRFVPLQINYSVSQNNTLRGIHSVTSPPGQAKYVTCVRGRLRDFVVDLRPGSPTFGKSASNVLDPESGRSVFVPEGVGHGFLSLADDSCISYVLSSVYVPGTQIDIDPLDPDLALPWGWTTPPLMSQKDANAMSLRQAEAAGLLLPYHAPAARISA from the coding sequence GGGGTGTTCGTGGTCACCCCCGAACTCCGCAAGGACGAACGCGGTTCCTTCTTCGAAGGAATGCGCGCGGACGAGTTCGAAAGCGCCACGGGACGGAGATTCGTCCCGCTCCAGATCAACTACTCGGTGTCGCAGAACAACACCCTGCGCGGCATCCACAGCGTGACCAGCCCCCCGGGCCAGGCCAAGTACGTCACCTGCGTCCGGGGGAGACTGCGCGACTTCGTGGTGGACCTGCGCCCGGGCTCGCCCACCTTCGGCAAGTCCGCGAGCAACGTCCTGGACCCGGAGTCCGGCCGGTCGGTCTTCGTGCCGGAGGGCGTCGGCCACGGCTTCCTCTCGCTGGCCGACGACTCGTGCATCTCCTACGTGCTGTCCAGCGTGTACGTGCCCGGCACCCAGATCGACATCGATCCGCTCGATCCCGATCTGGCCCTGCCCTGGGGCTGGACCACGCCGCCCCTGATGTCGCAGAAGGACGCGAACGCCATGTCGCTGCGGCAGGCTGAGGCGGCGGGCCTCCTTCTGCCGTACCACGCTCCGGCCGCC